The sequence below is a genomic window from Setaria italica strain Yugu1 chromosome IV, Setaria_italica_v2.0, whole genome shotgun sequence.
AGCAAGAGCAACATCTAATACTCGCCGTGGACGGACGCCGGGCAGGCCGCAGCTCGCCGGGGATGCGACGACGGCTGCGGGGAGAAGGGCCGACGGGACGAACGCCGAGCTCTCACGACACTTGGAGACTCTGGGCAGAGGCACCGTGGGCCGTGTCAATGACTTGGACTCTGGGCCTGAACCATGGCCACTCACTCATACAGATCAATCATTTTGTACTTGCGGCCGTACAATCGGCCCATAAACTTGGTGAAAGTGTATGGGCCTAAAGTTAGAACAAAACACTACATGGCTCTGCTAGTTTCACTTAGCTACTGAAACAATATTTTTTGTAGTACTTCCTATATTATCTCTAATCAATACTAGTTTTTTCGATAATTTTCAGGGACTAAAGAAGAAAAGACGTGGCATCTGTCATGGGCACGGAGCCACGGATGAAGAAGACACATCTTCCTGTGGACCAAACAGATTCCAAGGACGGCGCCATATTTAATCACAGCATAATACTAGGGCGGCCACACCTGCTTGTTTATTCAACACCAAATACCGATGGTACTTGGGCATCTCTTGCCGACATCCTTTacccttttttctctttttttaattcAATTTATGAGCTTCTCCATATCCTTGTGGCACTACCCCAAACTTTTCTGGCAATTCATCAGCATGGCATAGCCGGTACAAATTGAATGGACAATCCCTGGGTAAATTAATCCGTCGTTAACCTCATAGCACATGTCAATGCAGTGGCATCCAATGCTCAGTTGCTCTCTGATTGAGCACGTACCACAGTACGTCAGTACTTAACGAGCAAGAGAGATCATCAAAGATTCCATGGAAGAAATAATTTTCGTCTAAAGCAGGGGCTAAAAAGATAGGATATGCCAAAAGTTTTCCTTTACTTTTGTCTTGATACTATATTCTTTCTTTGTGCAAAGATCAAAAGAGGAATGCAAAAAGGACACCGGGGAAATGAAAGGAGTGACCACTACATCACcagacttgttttttttttaaaaaaaagatgatggGGATATTGTTAAGATATGATTGCTTCATCCCTCAGCAGCAACTGATGCCCTGCTCACCTGTATAAGGACGGAGTGATTCAGTAAAACAATGACCATATATACTAGTTTTGCACCAACTCCTTTCTTTATAAAGATGGCAACGGAAAGTAATACATGATTATTAGCAAGGATATGTATCACTCTGTAAAGCCTCCATCAGTAAGATATGATGGGGATATTGTTAAGATATGATTGCTTCATCACTAGACTTAGTTTAATATCATATCAATAAGGTAGAGCTTCAGTCAACGGATGGAGCCTCTCGGCAAAGCTTAACAAGAGGCAGCAACATCACATATCATATCCTTCGATGCCGTTTAATATCTTCATGTATATTCTCCGAGGTACTGCAACTACTGCTTTTTAAGACATTCTTAGAACAGATCACAGGATTGATGCACGTGCAATCCTTCATCATACCCACAAGAAAGAATGCTGATCTTTCGGTCAGCAAGGTCAGCATCTTTGAGTGTCAAATGGTGACTGATATGTCAAGATACAATGCTTGAAGGGGAAGAAAGAACAATGATTTGTTAATCTTTTGTCAGCCTGGCCGCTTGATGCACATCccatataaaaataaattcacCTAAAAGGTATCCAAGGAGGCTATAACCTGATTgctaaaaatgaaaaacaaatcCCTAGGAGGCTACAAGTTGGTACAATAGATAATTTTATTTCACAGGGTTAACAGTTTGATACGGCATTTCAACTGCTGAAATGTGAAAGCTGAGGAGCGAGTGTTTTAGAGTAGGAATCCTTTTTTAAATAAACTGAGTACGGTTTTCATCAAAAAGCATATCAGCATGAGGATAATAGTTATTGCAAGAAGCAGAACTCATGTGCATGGTACTATTATTTGAATTTTCATTGTGAACTTCCCATTCCCAACATTCTAACTTGCTCAATTGTACATGTACTACAGATGTGCTATGCGCCTATGCCGTCCTCAATTCCACTATGGccaaaaaatgaaaatagataGAAGAACTGTAGCCAAATAGTGTAAAATCCAACCCCCAGCTCGAATTTTCTGCAAACAGAAATAACGTGCTCAAGTCAGGTTACCTTTCAATATGAGGCGGTATCAGAAATCAAATGTAGGCATGATAAATACAGCACTAGAATTCAGGGAGCAAACTGACTACACAAATCAGGAAAATATTCTGATACCGCAATTGATTTCTGAATTCTAGTGCTGTATTTATCATGCCTACATTTGAAGAGCATAGGCAATTGTTATTTGTTAGACATAAATGAGTATAAGACACCCATATTTTTTGTACTACTTTAGACACCCATAGTTCTTTGTACTAAGCTTCATTCACAGTCTCTTCGCACTTAAGTGGTTTGCTTTGCTGGAAAAGACTGGGGACTTAGGATATGAAATCGGAGGATCACCTCTAATAATTTGGCATTGATTGGTGACAAGTAAAAATATGCCCTTGAGAAAACATCAGTGAAAGGTCATTTGTACCTTTTGCTATCAATTTGTTAAAAGACAATAATAGGCCCAGGCCAACTGGACAGAGGAGGTTTCAGAAAGCAAAGAAAATTGTTTGCTTTCAAATAggaaagagttagccaagctaatTCTGACCAGTGAACATCATGTGTTTTTTATTGAGCATCAGTGTTTACCACTCACTGCATGTTATTTTGTTATAAAACAATGAAAATAAGGGTGGGTATTCACACATCCGAACTATGCAGCGAATGAGGATTTCAGGAGCCACAAAATGTTCAAACATGGATTGTCAAGTTGGCTGACAATATGAAATCAAACTTATGGGCTAAAAACCTAGCACATGATGTCCTCAGCATTACATTTTTCACACACAAGACCCAGCATACTAGTGCGTGCAGCAGCATGTTGCTTCCAAAGTTGCAAAAATATCACAGATACCAGAAAACTATTTGTTGTTCATTAACTACCATCATGCAAGGTATCATACGACAGTCCCAAATTCCTAATATTGAAACATGGCTCCACAACTGGCAGACTCATTCACACTTAAATCCAATCCAACAATCACCTGATGAGAACTAACAATAATACCAAGACTTCATGGCAGAATCAGCAGCATAATCTAAAAGGGAAAGAAGCAATTGCTTACCTTCTTGGACAGCATGGATGAGGATGCAGATGAAGGTAGTAGACCTGAGACACCGATGTCATATGAAATCCTTCCATCAGGAAGGAACAGCCCATAGTGCTTCTCGGAGCCAGCTCCAGGTTTCCCATTCTCATTAAACAAGGCAAATATATAAGCTTTCACTGGTCTATTTGGCTTCAGAGGAGTTCCCTTCCTCAGGAAGAGCCGCTTACGGAGATTGAAATTATATGTCCTTGCATTCTCAGATGAAGCTCCTGCTTCACTTTGATCTCCACTAGAAGCCCAGCCTGTCTCTGCCACCCGAACCTCCATGTCATCATACCCTGCGGCATGTAGAGCAGCATAAGCTGCATCTATCTGAGCATCAAACATGTTGTCATAGTGCAGGCTGTTATTCGGATCAACAATTCCATTGTTGGGTTTAAAGAGAGCATAATTGATATCAATATGTTCTGGATCATAAGTGTAAGCCAAAAAGGGGTACGCGTTGACATAGAAAGATGAGTGAGTCGTTGCAAATAAGTCCAGGAGAGGTTTCATGTATGGCATGAGTTCTTCCTTGAAGACACATGCAGAGGGCGGATAAGAAGTAGCAAAAACAGCTTCAGAATGAGGTGTGAAAATCTCAATCTGTTTCTCCAAGTGGAGCCTCTTAAGTCCATTATAAACATTCTTCACAGCATCAACAAGTGGCTGGTACAAGCTCTGATCTTGGCCTCCCAGAACCTCGTTTCCCACAGTGATCCCAATAATGCGCGTCTCAGGGAGATAAGGCTTCACATTCTGATTTAGCCAGTCCATCGACTTGCTCTCGTTTGCAGCCATATCCTTGACAAGCCCGTTGGGGATTGCAATGACCAGGTTGAGCCCGGACCCTTTGAATGCATCGAGAACGCTGTGATCAGAGTCATATATCTTGACATTTCTTATCTTTGACTTCCTCAGGAGCTCCACCACTTTATCCGGGGAAGGGAGGTTGTTCGCTATTCTCCCATAGTTTATCCCATAACCCCCGACAAAATCTTCAACCGCTAGCGAACCTAGTCACGACAAACACCACCAATCAAATTTCAGTTTCCCCCGACAAAATTTCCTCTTTTGTCACATACTAGTAACATCTTTGAATGCATATGTAGCGCAGCTCACTAATCGATCACGACAACAATAAACCACTGAATTGAATAAGTCGCATAAGAGAAAATGCCAGTACCTGGTAGCGGGAACGCCAGGAGGCAGCAGCAGAGGAGCAGCAACGTCGTAGGCGCCATCCTCTCAGTGCCGCAATCCCTCAGCGAGGAGCAAGAACCAAGCAGGAGACTGCCACAGCAGGCACCAGCAGCGTCAGAGGGGCAGGCACCAGCAGCGTCAGAGGGGCAGGCAAGCAGCGCCTTGCTGCGCACTTCAATTCCGAGCCGAAGCGTGGCGCCGGGGCCGCAACTTCCATAGACGGACTGGGGCCGCTCCAAGGCCGGGCACCGGCGGCTGCtctccccccgccgccgctgccacttcAGCCGTCGCACGGGAAAGAGAATCGCCAAGAACGGAAAAGAACAACGGATCCCTCACTTCCCACACACCGAGACTCCACGGCCGCCGCAATTACCAACCACCAACAAGGGCACGGCAAGAAGGAATCTTGACCCCCGCGCCGTCCTCTAACACAGGACTGTACAGGTAGCGCAGCACAGGACTAGCAAAGCGAAGTGGTGGAAGGATGCCTGGACGAAAAGCGGGGAGCTTTCTCCCGGCGACGGCCGCGGGGGGGTTAAGAAGAGGGTTTGCTTAGCGAGAAGGAGATCGACCGGGGGGCAAACTGAAAAGGGTGGGCGAACGAAGTGGATTGGTGACCTGACGAAGGAAGGGGGGCCGCCGGTGGGGGATGAAGGGGCGCGGAGCAGAGGTGCCTACCGCCTTCCGCCCCGGACACAGAgccggccgcgggcggcgggtggcgagaGCGACGGGGAGGGGAACCGCAACCACTGCTCCGGCTCTCCCTCTCCGATGGAGGATGGGGTTTTCGCCGTTACGGCCGGGGTTTGATTTTTGAAAACGCGGAGACGAGGGGAGGAAGCAGCCGGGGTGGGCAGGCGGAGGCAGCAGTTGTGCTGCAGGGGCAGGAGGCGGCGTGGCGGTGGTGTGGTGCTCTGTGCGTGCGTGTCGTGGACCGGCGGTGGTGGGGACGGAGGAGGGTGGCCGTTTTGCAAGTTGCCCCTCCAAAGTCCCAAGGTGTCTCGCGTTGCCATCCCTGCAAACtttttataatattttatttgttaAAACACGTATCTAGGACTTTCTTTTGTGCTTGCGGTTGCCTTTTTTTCCCGTGTTGATGGGCATTATTTTTCAAAATTCCAAACCAGAGGTGTAGGGGTATATGAGCATGTCAAGAATTAAGTGAACGTCGAGCAGAATAGGAATGTTGTAAGAGTCAAGGAGCGACACGCAAACGAGTTAATATAAAAGGTGTGTCGGCTGCGCACGCGTTTTCTAAGTTGGATCTCCAGGTGGAGGCTATGTGTGTCATACTATATGTGAAAAAGAAGTAACAACTTATTAGAGAAAAGGTATATGGTGGTGTGAATTCATTGTGGTTTTGTGGTGTATGTGAGTTACTTACGGATAAAGGTTTTGTTAGCTTAATCATAGAGCTTTTATAGGCTATAGTCTGTTGTTGTAGGATTAAGGGTTTCCAAGGATTTCTAAAAGAAGTTGGGTTGGGTATAGATGGATTAGTGACATTGTTAAGACAATGGGACATGATAATTCAAGAGTAAGGAACGTACGGAAGAAGAACACAATCGACTTCACTAACTTTGAACCAGTTGCAACCTAAAAATGAGTGAGAAAATAAAGAATGCTATTTTGTATTTCATATGAAGGTCATGTTGGACTCTTGTAGATCCTTATGCGAGCTTGTGGCATGACCGAGTGACAGAGAGATTGGCTTTCTTCCGTGGTTTTGCATTCCACCTCTTTAAAACGATCTGCAATGTTCTTTTAGGCTTCCTAGTTCTAATAAATTTCAagtaatttattttaaaaacacTTATAAATACACGGACCGTGGGAATGAATAACATATAGCTTTATTTTATGTTTTCAAGTAGACATGTTGATTTTAAATGTTTGTTAAGGAGAAAAACTTTTCACATGTAAAATGCTTGAATTGAGCAAGAAAGTTACGTCAATTTAAGAAATATTATAACTTTGCAAGCTTAGAACAATAGAACGAAAATTGTTAGCTCGTAAAACAAAAGATAAGGAATCATTGGTAGATAATTAGGCATGCTCCTCGTGACCTAGATCTCATGACTTTCCATGCCTAGCTTATTATTTAGTCGTCGTGTACGAAGCAAGTGTCATTACACGACAacttcttcttctcttctccaATTCTACTCCTTCGCGAATCATCAGTACATCCCGACGACTTGACCACTCATCCAAAGCCCCCATTATCTTAcccaaaggaaaacaaaaaaaaaggatttgCAACACAACGAGCAAATTCTGTGCTGGTATCCACGACGAGCACCGGTGGTTTACTGATTTTTGTAGGTGGAGCGAAAGGTGGTTGATGCCCGTCAGAAAACACATCCCATCACCATCAGAAAGTGGAACGCACACGCGTCTGGCCTTTTTGGGTTTGAGCTTGTGAGCCTCCGTACCGTGTTTAGTGGCACTAAAAGCCAATTTCTGTTGTGCTTAATCCTCAACCACCTTTCCTTTCGTGTTTTTCTTGGCGGTCTCAGTGCAATGCTTGCTGGGTACCAAAAGCTTGCAACGGCACGGTGATGTGGTGTGGTGCTTTTGGGAGTGGTCGTCACTCGGACACTCACTACCACACCACAAAGCTCTCTcttttccaagatgctgctttGCTGCTCGAATCCGAAGACCTCGCCGTTGACTGGAAAAATTTTATAAAAATCTATCGGAGAGTCTAGCTTTTTTGCAGATAAGTCCTCGAAAGAGCCATGCGACCCGTGCACCGAATGGCTTCGTGCCTTCATCGCAGGAGAGCTTTCTCCGGCGGAGGGCCCACCCAGCCCTGCGGCGATGGCGACGGATTCCGAGCGGGCCCCGCGCTGTCATCAGCTGCTGGCATGGGTGGATTTTCGATCCGTCAAGCCCGCGGGCCCCGCCGGAGAAAGCGACGCTGGATCGCCCCTGACCCCCTTGTGAATTGTGGttaagtacgagaaagtaacAGGAATCATTACGCGATAACAAcgcatcattagtgaatggatTACCCGGCCATCCCGTCTTGCTCCACTCGTGTCAGTGAGGTGAGGTGCCGTCGCAGTAGCCTTTAGCCTACTGCTACTGGAGTACTGGACGGCAACGATTTGgcccgccgtggccgtgcgGTTAGGCCGGTGAGACCTCCTAATCGTATGATTTGACGCCTCACTCCAACAATGATACCTGCAGTGCAGGGACACCGGACACCAATAATGCACGGCCGAGATTCTTCCCCCGCTCTTCAGGTCTCCAGCTCCAACGCAACCGACGCCGTCTTGGCGTCTTGGATGATGGTGACTCGCCGTCTCCATCAGCCCGGCCACGCGGCTCCAGCCTGTGTGTGTCCTGGCCCAACGACGACGAGTCGACGGTGCTGCAATCAGGCAGCTATTTCTTTCGGCATCGAACCGGTCGTTCTCACCTCATGACTCGGACTCGACTCCTGTCCTTGGCATCCAGCCAGGTCACCCTCCGTGCCCCCCTTTGGTTACCAGACGTCCAGACCGGCCGGTGCAGGCGTGCGTCAAAATGCGGAGGATCAGACGCGGCTTCTGCGAGGAAAGCACCATCCTTTCCACAGATTATATCAGCAGTGACACTTGGAACAAAAGGACCAAAGAGGATGCTGAGGCTTTATGGACTTCCGTTCACGTTCAGATACGAAAGCCTCTAAAGCATATATATATTGCATTAGTTGATGGTAGATGAGTGAGGTAGCTCTCACGCTGTGATGCATTGAGCGAGAGTTATTCAAATGAATTGAACTTCACAAAATTAAATTACATGTATCCATACGTAGTATTaagattttttaaatttttaggtGCATATTTAATTTCCAAACGTTAGGGATCATTTATTAGCttaaaaaataacaaaacatGTACGCGGGACAGacctaactaaaaaataaaaaattgaaaaacTGAGTGATGATCTACAGTGCTAGCTACACTAAAATAGTGCTTGAATTTGAGGGGCGGCCTGTCCAATAGTACTAGAGTAAGAAAAGTTACACAACACGATAAAAATATCACGCGCTAAGTAATGTCATTTTACCGTAATGACGCATGGGCATCTTAGTgtgtatatatagagagaggggGACCGAATCGACTGATGCACTATGGCACAACCACGACTGCGAAAATATCCAGCCAGACACCAAGAATATGGAAAAGAGTTTTGAGTCCGTTGATAAATGAGAGGCCGATGTCCTGATGCATATAGCTCGAACGTTCCAACTTTCGGGAGATGAAGATGTCTTTCATCAGCACACCAAGAAAGAAATCGTGATATAATTCGGATCCGTTGACATGGCATCTATCAAAATTCAGAAACAAACCGCATCTTTGCTTGCTATATCGTAACACAGCTCTCGCTTTCTTCCGGACCCAAATTTGAAGGTTGGCTCTGTTCCATCTGCACCAAGAGAGCTGCCCGAGAAGTCGAAGGAGAAGACCAGCTTGTTGGTCGCATTGGATGAGCCGAAGCTGAACTTGGGAATATCTTCGGTAGTGACTGGCAGGGTCCTCGGCGGTGAAGCCAGCGTTGGTGTAGGTGGCGGTTCAAAGAGAGAACTTGGGGCTTTGGGAACAGGGAATGTGAAGCTGAAACCTTTGCTTGTATTTTTATCCGAGACCTCGGCAGCTGAGGTGAATGTCACTCCTGATTTCAGAGGTTGCTGAGAAGTGCGTGTTTCAGGAACTTCAGTGTTAGCTCTGCTGCTCTGAATTCTTTGACTCGACTCTTCTGCATTGGGGCTGCTCGGAGGTACCTGAACACACATGGTAAAACATAACTGATTAGAGGAGTATTTGACGCAACCAGAAATCTGCTTCAACAAATCCAATCCGCAGTGAACAACTGATGTATGATAGCAGTGGAGAAGAAACTTAGATAATTGATCAAGAGAAAatgcaaataaaagaaaagagaacCGTTGTTTTGCATTGCACTGCCACAATTAAAAGTGGCTCTGTATGATTTTTGCGTACAACATTTTCAGTGATTCAATAGTGTGTACTCCCTCCACCCCAAATTAttagtcgttttggcttttctaggttcatagattttgctatgcatctagatataatatatgtctaggtgcatagcaaaatctatgaatgtagaaaagccaaaacggcTAATAATTTGGGAGatgtagaaaagccaaaatggctaaaataatttgggatggagggagtatatccaATTGACTTTGTGTTTAAGAAAGATTCAGAGTAGATAGCTAGAAATCTTTCGTTGCACTAAACATATACATTTAGGAAACAATAGGTACATTTGATTATGCTAAACAAAGCAAACAGGATATACCTTCTTTGCATCTGCAGTCTCCAAATTACCACTACCACTCTCATTAGTGCCACTCTGCCTGTGACCATTGCCAATACTGTAATCAGGCCCTTTAATCTGGCTATTGGTGGCAACAGAAGAAGCATTTCTCTTTGCTAAAGTCTGTCTTAGATCTAGTGGCTTCAATGTAGGGGAAGGGATGGTTCTCTCAAGATGCTGAAGTATTTTGAAAGCTGTTTCACTTGACTTAGGATGCACAGATACTGAAGCACCTCTGGAAATGTTGTCTACAGCAGAAGTGTGTCCAGAAGTTGCTCTGCTTTCTATGGTGCTTTTCCCATCAGGCCCTTGCAGATTGAATGCAATACTCTTTGTAGCAGCAGAACCATCTCTTGGAAAGAAGGAAGTATTAGACCCAAAAACATCAATCTGTCCtctggaagatgatgatggttGCACCATACTACCGCTTGTTGATGCCAATTTATCTTCTACTAGTGCCTACAAATTAAATAAGAATATTAGAACAAAAGGCACAGGTGGGCATACAACATCTTTACATTGGAAAAGTTCTCATGTGATAGCACATTAAGCTCTAAACATAGCATACAGTGTTATAACTCGTTTTCAGTTGTGAATCACGGTTCAAAGTTTTCTAGAGCAAGAATTACAGGAATTATTTGTATTGAATATACTCATGTTTGACAACCTTCCAAGCAGAGAGCGATATCACCCAATCACATACAAGGATAGAATGATTACTAATTGCAAACTTGCACAAAAAATTCCAACATATAATACAGCTACATGGGCTTCAATCTGCCCAAGCTTTCTTGTTTTCATGAAGCAAAATAGACAACGGTGTATCATGGTAACAGTAAAATACACACAACTTGATCAACCGATACCTTACTTCCAACAGAAAAGGGAGTTGAAAGTTGTGGCTGTCCAGAAGAGTTATTGTAGGTACCACTATGCCTGCTGCTCTGTAATTACAGAAGAATGAGCATCAATGTTATAGCTCCCAAAGGTGATATTTGGATGCTCGTTTTTAGTGATAGAAATAGCTAACGACAAAAAGAGGCATGCCAGAGCTTAGTATAGAAATCGATTGCAATATAGATCAATATACAACCTTAATAGATCTCTGAAATACAGAGCCACTATAAGGCGTGCGAGAAAGAGGCTGAGGCAGAGCCCTTCCTTTATTGCTTTGTGGTGTAAGATAATTGGGATAACCTCGGACAACTGAACCAGGCCAGCATACTGAAGAATCAGTAGCTACTTTGGGGAACACTTTTGATGTGGAATTATCAGCCTCGACTCCATGACTCAAAGCTCTGAATTTCCGCTTCTGAGACTCATGTACAGAGGCTGAGGTCTGTGCTTCCATAAAAGCTTTGGCGATTTCAATTGGTGAAGAACCGATGCCATGCGCCTAGAATGCCAATAAAAGCACAAGATCAGATACAACAAAATCAAGCGGAAAATAAGGATTAATATGGTATTGCTTAACCACTGTGCGTAAATTACACTCTTGCAATCTGTTAATATGCAAAAGAAGAGATTAAAAATGTTTGAATCACAATGTCTTTTGAAATTGCAGCATACTTCAGCAAATTATTACTCAGCTACCAACATAATTCAACTTCAAAAGCATATAGACAGAATTCACATCCTATAGAACTAACAAAAGGCAAAAGGATTGCCAGGTGCTTACAAACATCTTCTGTACAGATAAATAATCATAAGGCGAAGTTGTGACATTCTTACATTTGATGATGGAGTACCCCAAGGTGTCTGAGGATCAATTAGTCTTGCGGGTGTTGAAAATGGAGTGGTTTCAAAACCCTTTGCAGTAGAGCCCGGAGCTCTCTGGTCTTCAACACTAAGATCAGGGGTCCTTGACCGCATGATCTCTATTAGACGCTCTGTCTCATCCCTGTAACACCAAAAGGGATTGCAGGTATCTGAAATTCCTAGCTTAAATAAACAATAAACTCAAGACAAAAACCGGACAACCACCAACTATCGTCTGTTACGGGATAAATATTTCTCCATATGATGTGTGACCACTCCAGTAGTCTGGTTGTGGAAGTCAATGGAAAGAAGAAATGATAATGGAAATGATTGGCATTCACAAGTAACACAAAATACTTTGTTCAGTTTCTTGTAATATCCTTTGCCAACAACTGCATCAAGTATTTGTTGGTAATCGCCCAACTCAGATCCCTAAAAACCCACTGTGACCTCATCTTTTCCCCTAGGGGTTTTCGTTTTCTAAAAAAGGTAAACCTGGTGATTTCTATAAATTACATTATTTCAAATAAAAGAATTATTGTAATACCCCAGCCCATTATGTGGCGTTTGTATATAGGTTGGGTTTGGTATAGGGAAATTGTATGGGATATGTCAAGGTAGGTTAGGGAAAAGGATATGTGATTGTATTCCCTTTCCTGTGTTTGGCTTGCATGAAGTTTTGGATTGGGATATAATTTTAGTGACCAAAATAGCCCTCTGCTGaaaatagatgaaaaattcatgaGCTCTCCTTGTTTGCATAAACAAGTCAAAACGGAGCAATATTTAGCATTTAAGAATTCAT
It includes:
- the LOC101755823 gene encoding glucan endo-1,3-beta-glucosidase 14 isoform X2 → MAPTTLLLLCCCLLAFPLPGSLAVEDFVGGYGINYGRIANNLPSPDKVVELLRKSKIRNVKIYDSDHSVLDAFKGSGLNLVIAIPNGLVKDMAANESKSMDWLNQNVKPYLPETRIIGITVGNEVLGGQDQSLYQPLVDAVKNVYNGLKRLHLEKQIEIFTPHSEAVFATSYPPSACVFKEELMPYMKPLLDLFATTHSSFYVNAYPFLAYTYDPEHIDINYALFKPNNGIVDPNNSLHYDNMFDAQIDAAYAALHAAGYDDMEVRVAETGWASSGDQSEAGASSENARTYNFNLRKRLFLRKGTPLKPNRPVKAYIFALFNENGKPGAGSEKHYGLFLPDGRISYDIGVSGLLPSSASSSMLSKKVSRASVAAEG
- the LOC101756489 gene encoding mucin-19 gives rise to the protein MMDSRRWQSPAAAAAAAEAAEEDTSGAGGPSRRPARRGMHRASPYAGAPRRWLPRLPVASRIFPTMPRDRAPSDNNQEVHRESLDVIPERQSTEPNTNAAAVGPTIQVRNKFNLLLEGDRNPSHGNGLADIENIINQRHFSRDETERLIEIMRSRTPDLSVEDQRAPGSTAKGFETTPFSTPARLIDPQTPWGTPSSNAHGIGSSPIEIAKAFMEAQTSASVHESQKRKFRALSHGVEADNSTSKVFPKVATDSSVCWPGSVVRGYPNYLTPQSNKGRALPQPLSRTPYSGSVFQRSIKSSRHSGTYNNSSGQPQLSTPFSVGSKALVEDKLASTSGSMVQPSSSSRGQIDVFGSNTSFFPRDGSAATKSIAFNLQGPDGKSTIESRATSGHTSAVDNISRGASVSVHPKSSETAFKILQHLERTIPSPTLKPLDLRQTLAKRNASSVATNSQIKGPDYSIGNGHRQSGTNESGSGNLETADAKKVPPSSPNAEESSQRIQSSRANTEVPETRTSQQPLKSGVTFTSAAEVSDKNTSKGFSFTFPVPKAPSSLFEPPPTPTLASPPRTLPVTTEDIPKFSFGSSNATNKLVFSFDFSGSSLGADGTEPTFKFGSGRKRELCYDIASKDAVCF
- the LOC101755823 gene encoding glucan endo-1,3-beta-glucosidase 14 isoform X1, translated to MAPTTLLLLCCCLLAFPLPGSLAVEDFVGGYGINYGRIANNLPSPDKVVELLRKSKIRNVKIYDSDHSVLDAFKGSGLNLVIAIPNGLVKDMAANESKSMDWLNQNVKPYLPETRIIGITVGNEVLGGQDQSLYQPLVDAVKNVYNGLKRLHLEKQIEIFTPHSEAVFATSYPPSACVFKEELMPYMKPLLDLFATTHSSFYVNAYPFLAYTYDPEHIDINYALFKPNNGIVDPNNSLHYDNMFDAQIDAAYAALHAAGYDDMEVRVAETGWASSGDQSEAGASSENARTYNFNLRKRLFLRKGTPLKPNRPVKAYIFALFNENGKPGAGSEKHYGLFLPDGRISYDIGVSGLLPSSASSSMLSKKKIRAGGWILHYLATVLLSIFIFWP